A DNA window from Drosophila pseudoobscura strain MV-25-SWS-2005 chromosome 2, UCI_Dpse_MV25, whole genome shotgun sequence contains the following coding sequences:
- the LOC4802095 gene encoding uncharacterized protein isoform X3: MHKFNLYQVTETCFEDSEYVTMSKVICPRNLIESEIFIKLLKIETDEYFSKLSETSSNLLSSAVCCMKSNNTEISKKRLNKIIFRAPCHSSAFLDAILERSLYSIRNQHYSFACKDLLYYESLDSRLKTTEGTVLSQSLLCFALFMTRDNKAAKQKLKNLKDMIDRLPSTDKTSEISSFWSLLQKYEKEINQETRNVQYTRKPMIKSFVPFNGFGGSKKIPFASSACEYKRTMNGPAGVFARVNIPKGKIILVDTPVYFQFSAPFLNCEKCGVHQELVFHTCSRCRYKTYCTQTCMELDWEIHQTECYGYKIGLIPMLETTQLFRCFLQAAKYLNQAILKHGRILNDPLFAWNSILEYVIEDNKGDSIISELLATQPDYKQLTSEKYHEVISTAFRLSVFIFNDTNIIGTYFSMLLIKKISVIHLMAAILMRLGAHILLKSQVAELHYPKTENISSQNDDNLVNDTVFPSISERTSANAFSYYGIDGPSDFTDCYNDVRKRSLSNVNLTEARNQFPPKDNPMSQFTNRLLNLSLSHDKIESAENLFNAGIRNSKETTEILDNLNSSKRCRLVTKIAKYFHQFIDDYCSHYQQKSALCSTLKTLKQSNTTGNIKVISMSRGQLIGVTSTNIVAGEELILGPYILSPLAKSLVLNQSYSHAFNISSEGASDAKTAFQWEISELFRTARTKGAQFYAENNELFQKHMSFISEIETQMFAVESSQLDIKVQKSLAILHGTYNAFSALHFTSGSGLRLRGGLKLANFLASNGFLEHASDVLMLIVDSIGGEDVYLDEAAIYRSIFAIIRKIIEQYIENIRDACVDVDRDYPNMLLAICFWIVERQKVKYDSLLEDEEAFALYLEYSAHYYKWKTIINSYILMPPRLRKYLLDSSV, from the exons atgcataaatttaatttataccAAGTAACAGAGACTTGTTTTGAAGACTCTGAATATGTTACAATGTCGAAAGTGATTTGTCCTCGGAACTTGAT AGAATCCGAAATTTTCATAAAACTTTTGAAAATAGAGACAGATGAGTACTTTTCGAAGTTATCCGAGACGTCTTCAAATTTGTTAAGCAGCGCCGTCTGTTGTATGAAATCGAATAACACTGAAATATCCAAAAAG CGCCTTAACAAAATTATATTCCGCGCGCCTTGCCACAGCAGTGCTTTTTTAGATGCTATTTTGGAACGTAGTTTGTATTCTATTCGAAACCAACACTATTCT tTTGCTTGCAAAGACCTTTTATATTATGAGTCCCTGGATTCTAGACTGAAGACTACTGAAGGAACTGTCCTTTCTCAATCGCTGTTGTGCTTTGCTTTGTTCATGACACGGGATAACAAAGCGgcaaaacagaaattaaaGAATTTAAAGGATATGATTg ATCGCTTGCCCTCTACAGATAAAACCAGTG AAATTTCATCTTTTTGGTCGCTTTTACAAAAATACGAGAAAGAAATAAACCAAGAAACTCGAAATGTCCAATATACCAGGAAACCAATGATCAAGTCCTTTGTGCCTTTCAATGGATTTGGTGGTAGCAAGAAAATACCATTTGCTAGCAGCGCATGTGAATATAA AAGAACGATGAACGGCCCTGCTGGGGTATTCGCGAGGGTCAACATCCCCAAAGGAAAAATTATTCTGGTGGATACCCCTGTCTACTTTCAGTTCAGTGCACCTTTCCTTAACTGTGAAAAGTGTGGAGTGCACCAAGAACTGGTTTTTCACACGTGTAGCAGATGCCGCTACAAAACGTATTGCACACAGACATGTATGGAATTAGACTGGGAGATACATCAAACTGAATGTTATGGATATAAAATAGGCCTGATACCAATGCTGGAAACAACACAGCTGTTTCGATGTTTTCTTCAAGCTGCAAAGTATTTGAATCAGGCTATATTGAAACATGGTAG AATATTAAACGATCCCCTTTTCGCTTGGAACTCTATATTAGAGTACGTAATCGAGGACAATAAAGGGGATTCGATTATTTCCGAACTTTTGGCGACCCAACCAGACTACAAGCAGTTAACCTCGGAAAAGTATCACGAAGTGATATCGACAGCATTCCGTCTGTCGGTTTTTATCTTTAATGACACGAACATTATAGGCACATACTTTAGTATGCTGCTTATTAAAAAAATCAGTGTGATACATCTAATGGCTGCGATTCTCATGCGGTTAGGTGCAcacattttattaaaatcgCAAGTGGCCGAGCTGCACTATCCTAAAACTGAAAACATAAGTTCACAAAACGATGATAATCTCGTAAACGATACAGTATTTCCATCAATAAGCGAGCGTACATCTGCAAATGCGTTCAGCTATTACGGAATCGATGGTCCGTCAGATTTCACAGACTGTTACAATGACGTACGCAAACGTTCGTTGTCAAATGTGAATCTTACTGAAGCAAGAAACCAGTTTCCACCAAAGGATAATCCAATGTCTCAGTTCACGAATAGGCTGCTTAATTTATCTTTATCGCATGATAAAATTGAGTCCGCTGAAAATCTCTTCAATGCGGGAATTCGAAATTCAAAGGAAACAACGGAGATTCTTGATAACTTGAACAGTTCGAAGCGTTGCCGATTGGTCACAAAAATAGCTAAATATTTTCATCAGTTCATTGACGATTATTGCAGCCACTACCAACAGAAATCCGCTCTTTGTTCGACTTTGAAGACCTTAAAACAGAGCAATACGACGGGGAACATTAAGGTTAT ATCTATGTCAAGGGGCCAGCTTATAGGGGTAACATCTACGAATATAGTGGCTGGCGAGGAGTTAATTTTAGGGCCATACATTTTAAGTCCTCTGGCTAAGAGTCTCGTATTGAATCAGTCCTATTCTCATGCCTTCAACATTTCAAGTGAAGGTGCGTCAGATGCGAAGACAGCGTTCCAATGGGAAATT TCTGAATTATTTCGCACAGCCAGAACCAAAGGCGCACAGTTTTATGCCGAAAACAACGAGCTTTTCCAAAAACATATGTCATTTATATCTGAAATCGAAACTCAAATGTTTGCTGTGGAGTCTTCTCAGCTGG ATATTAAAGTACAAAAGAGTCTAGCTATTTTGCACGGTACATACAATGCTTTTTctgctttgcattttacatcAGGAAGTGGTCTACGTTTACGTGGAGGGCTAAAACTTGCCAATTTTCTAGCATCGAACG GGTTTTTAGAGCATGCCAGTGATGTTTTAATGCTCATAGTTGATTCTATTGGGGGGGAAGATGTCTATTTGGATGAAGCAGCTATTTATCGAAGTATCTTCGCTATAATCCGAAAGATTATTGAACAGTACATTGAAAATAT CAGGGATGCttgtgtggatgtggatcgAGACTATCCAAACATGTTATTGGCCATCTGCTTTTGGATTGTAGAAAGACAAAAAGTAAAGTACGATTCATTACTGGAGGATGAAGAGGCTTTTGCTTTGTACTTGGAATACAGTGCACACTATTACAAATGGAAGACAATAATAAATTCGTATATTTTAATGCCACCTCgcttaagaaaatatttgttagACTCTAGTGTTTAA
- the LOC4802095 gene encoding uncharacterized protein isoform X2: MHKFNLYQVTETCFEDSEYVTMSKVICPRNLIESEIFIKLLKIETDEYFSKLSETSSNLLSSAVCCMKSNNTEISKKGFQRLNKIIFRAPCHSSAFLDAILERSLYSIRNQHYSFACKDLLYYESLDSRLKTTEGTVLSQSLLCFALFMTRDNKAAKQKLKNLKDMIDRLPSTDKTSEISSFWSLLQKYEKEINQETRNVQYTRKPMIKSFVPFNGFGGSKKIPFASSACEYKRTMNGPAGVFARVNIPKGKIILVDTPVYFQFSAPFLNCEKCGVHQELVFHTCSRCRYKTYCTQTCMELDWEIHQTECYGYKIGLIPMLETTQLFRCFLQAAKYLNQAILKHGRILNDPLFAWNSILEYVIEDNKGDSIISELLATQPDYKQLTSEKYHEVISTAFRLSVFIFNDTNIIGTYFSMLLIKKISVIHLMAAILMRLGAHILLKSQVAELHYPKTENISSQNDDNLVNDTVFPSISERTSANAFSYYGIDGPSDFTDCYNDVRKRSLSNVNLTEARNQFPPKDNPMSQFTNRLLNLSLSHDKIESAENLFNAGIRNSKETTEILDNLNSSKRCRLVTKIAKYFHQFIDDYCSHYQQKSALCSTLKTLKQSNTTGNIKVISMSRGQLIGVTSTNIVAGEELILGPYILSPLAKSLVLNQSYSHAFNISSEGASDAKTAFQWEISELFRTARTKGAQFYAENNELFQKHMSFISEIETQMFAVESSQLDIKVQKSLAILHGTYNAFSALHFTSGSGLRLRGGLKLANFLASNGFLEHASDVLMLIVDSIGGEDVYLDEAAIYRSIFAIIRKIIEQYIENMDACVDVDRDYPNMLLAICFWIVERQKVKYDSLLEDEEAFALYLEYSAHYYKWKTIINSYILMPPRLRKYLLDSSV; encoded by the exons atgcataaatttaatttataccAAGTAACAGAGACTTGTTTTGAAGACTCTGAATATGTTACAATGTCGAAAGTGATTTGTCCTCGGAACTTGAT AGAATCCGAAATTTTCATAAAACTTTTGAAAATAGAGACAGATGAGTACTTTTCGAAGTTATCCGAGACGTCTTCAAATTTGTTAAGCAGCGCCGTCTGTTGTATGAAATCGAATAACACTGAAATATCCAAAAAG GGTTTCCAGCGCCTTAACAAAATTATATTCCGCGCGCCTTGCCACAGCAGTGCTTTTTTAGATGCTATTTTGGAACGTAGTTTGTATTCTATTCGAAACCAACACTATTCT tTTGCTTGCAAAGACCTTTTATATTATGAGTCCCTGGATTCTAGACTGAAGACTACTGAAGGAACTGTCCTTTCTCAATCGCTGTTGTGCTTTGCTTTGTTCATGACACGGGATAACAAAGCGgcaaaacagaaattaaaGAATTTAAAGGATATGATTg ATCGCTTGCCCTCTACAGATAAAACCAGTG AAATTTCATCTTTTTGGTCGCTTTTACAAAAATACGAGAAAGAAATAAACCAAGAAACTCGAAATGTCCAATATACCAGGAAACCAATGATCAAGTCCTTTGTGCCTTTCAATGGATTTGGTGGTAGCAAGAAAATACCATTTGCTAGCAGCGCATGTGAATATAA AAGAACGATGAACGGCCCTGCTGGGGTATTCGCGAGGGTCAACATCCCCAAAGGAAAAATTATTCTGGTGGATACCCCTGTCTACTTTCAGTTCAGTGCACCTTTCCTTAACTGTGAAAAGTGTGGAGTGCACCAAGAACTGGTTTTTCACACGTGTAGCAGATGCCGCTACAAAACGTATTGCACACAGACATGTATGGAATTAGACTGGGAGATACATCAAACTGAATGTTATGGATATAAAATAGGCCTGATACCAATGCTGGAAACAACACAGCTGTTTCGATGTTTTCTTCAAGCTGCAAAGTATTTGAATCAGGCTATATTGAAACATGGTAG AATATTAAACGATCCCCTTTTCGCTTGGAACTCTATATTAGAGTACGTAATCGAGGACAATAAAGGGGATTCGATTATTTCCGAACTTTTGGCGACCCAACCAGACTACAAGCAGTTAACCTCGGAAAAGTATCACGAAGTGATATCGACAGCATTCCGTCTGTCGGTTTTTATCTTTAATGACACGAACATTATAGGCACATACTTTAGTATGCTGCTTATTAAAAAAATCAGTGTGATACATCTAATGGCTGCGATTCTCATGCGGTTAGGTGCAcacattttattaaaatcgCAAGTGGCCGAGCTGCACTATCCTAAAACTGAAAACATAAGTTCACAAAACGATGATAATCTCGTAAACGATACAGTATTTCCATCAATAAGCGAGCGTACATCTGCAAATGCGTTCAGCTATTACGGAATCGATGGTCCGTCAGATTTCACAGACTGTTACAATGACGTACGCAAACGTTCGTTGTCAAATGTGAATCTTACTGAAGCAAGAAACCAGTTTCCACCAAAGGATAATCCAATGTCTCAGTTCACGAATAGGCTGCTTAATTTATCTTTATCGCATGATAAAATTGAGTCCGCTGAAAATCTCTTCAATGCGGGAATTCGAAATTCAAAGGAAACAACGGAGATTCTTGATAACTTGAACAGTTCGAAGCGTTGCCGATTGGTCACAAAAATAGCTAAATATTTTCATCAGTTCATTGACGATTATTGCAGCCACTACCAACAGAAATCCGCTCTTTGTTCGACTTTGAAGACCTTAAAACAGAGCAATACGACGGGGAACATTAAGGTTAT ATCTATGTCAAGGGGCCAGCTTATAGGGGTAACATCTACGAATATAGTGGCTGGCGAGGAGTTAATTTTAGGGCCATACATTTTAAGTCCTCTGGCTAAGAGTCTCGTATTGAATCAGTCCTATTCTCATGCCTTCAACATTTCAAGTGAAGGTGCGTCAGATGCGAAGACAGCGTTCCAATGGGAAATT TCTGAATTATTTCGCACAGCCAGAACCAAAGGCGCACAGTTTTATGCCGAAAACAACGAGCTTTTCCAAAAACATATGTCATTTATATCTGAAATCGAAACTCAAATGTTTGCTGTGGAGTCTTCTCAGCTGG ATATTAAAGTACAAAAGAGTCTAGCTATTTTGCACGGTACATACAATGCTTTTTctgctttgcattttacatcAGGAAGTGGTCTACGTTTACGTGGAGGGCTAAAACTTGCCAATTTTCTAGCATCGAACG GGTTTTTAGAGCATGCCAGTGATGTTTTAATGCTCATAGTTGATTCTATTGGGGGGGAAGATGTCTATTTGGATGAAGCAGCTATTTATCGAAGTATCTTCGCTATAATCCGAAAGATTATTGAACAGTACATTGAAAATAT GGATGCttgtgtggatgtggatcgAGACTATCCAAACATGTTATTGGCCATCTGCTTTTGGATTGTAGAAAGACAAAAAGTAAAGTACGATTCATTACTGGAGGATGAAGAGGCTTTTGCTTTGTACTTGGAATACAGTGCACACTATTACAAATGGAAGACAATAATAAATTCGTATATTTTAATGCCACCTCgcttaagaaaatatttgttagACTCTAGTGTTTAA
- the LOC4802095 gene encoding uncharacterized protein isoform X1, giving the protein MHKFNLYQVTETCFEDSEYVTMSKVICPRNLIESEIFIKLLKIETDEYFSKLSETSSNLLSSAVCCMKSNNTEISKKGFQRLNKIIFRAPCHSSAFLDAILERSLYSIRNQHYSFACKDLLYYESLDSRLKTTEGTVLSQSLLCFALFMTRDNKAAKQKLKNLKDMIDRLPSTDKTSEISSFWSLLQKYEKEINQETRNVQYTRKPMIKSFVPFNGFGGSKKIPFASSACEYKRTMNGPAGVFARVNIPKGKIILVDTPVYFQFSAPFLNCEKCGVHQELVFHTCSRCRYKTYCTQTCMELDWEIHQTECYGYKIGLIPMLETTQLFRCFLQAAKYLNQAILKHGRILNDPLFAWNSILEYVIEDNKGDSIISELLATQPDYKQLTSEKYHEVISTAFRLSVFIFNDTNIIGTYFSMLLIKKISVIHLMAAILMRLGAHILLKSQVAELHYPKTENISSQNDDNLVNDTVFPSISERTSANAFSYYGIDGPSDFTDCYNDVRKRSLSNVNLTEARNQFPPKDNPMSQFTNRLLNLSLSHDKIESAENLFNAGIRNSKETTEILDNLNSSKRCRLVTKIAKYFHQFIDDYCSHYQQKSALCSTLKTLKQSNTTGNIKVISMSRGQLIGVTSTNIVAGEELILGPYILSPLAKSLVLNQSYSHAFNISSEGASDAKTAFQWEISELFRTARTKGAQFYAENNELFQKHMSFISEIETQMFAVESSQLDIKVQKSLAILHGTYNAFSALHFTSGSGLRLRGGLKLANFLASNGFLEHASDVLMLIVDSIGGEDVYLDEAAIYRSIFAIIRKIIEQYIENIRDACVDVDRDYPNMLLAICFWIVERQKVKYDSLLEDEEAFALYLEYSAHYYKWKTIINSYILMPPRLRKYLLDSSV; this is encoded by the exons atgcataaatttaatttataccAAGTAACAGAGACTTGTTTTGAAGACTCTGAATATGTTACAATGTCGAAAGTGATTTGTCCTCGGAACTTGAT AGAATCCGAAATTTTCATAAAACTTTTGAAAATAGAGACAGATGAGTACTTTTCGAAGTTATCCGAGACGTCTTCAAATTTGTTAAGCAGCGCCGTCTGTTGTATGAAATCGAATAACACTGAAATATCCAAAAAG GGTTTCCAGCGCCTTAACAAAATTATATTCCGCGCGCCTTGCCACAGCAGTGCTTTTTTAGATGCTATTTTGGAACGTAGTTTGTATTCTATTCGAAACCAACACTATTCT tTTGCTTGCAAAGACCTTTTATATTATGAGTCCCTGGATTCTAGACTGAAGACTACTGAAGGAACTGTCCTTTCTCAATCGCTGTTGTGCTTTGCTTTGTTCATGACACGGGATAACAAAGCGgcaaaacagaaattaaaGAATTTAAAGGATATGATTg ATCGCTTGCCCTCTACAGATAAAACCAGTG AAATTTCATCTTTTTGGTCGCTTTTACAAAAATACGAGAAAGAAATAAACCAAGAAACTCGAAATGTCCAATATACCAGGAAACCAATGATCAAGTCCTTTGTGCCTTTCAATGGATTTGGTGGTAGCAAGAAAATACCATTTGCTAGCAGCGCATGTGAATATAA AAGAACGATGAACGGCCCTGCTGGGGTATTCGCGAGGGTCAACATCCCCAAAGGAAAAATTATTCTGGTGGATACCCCTGTCTACTTTCAGTTCAGTGCACCTTTCCTTAACTGTGAAAAGTGTGGAGTGCACCAAGAACTGGTTTTTCACACGTGTAGCAGATGCCGCTACAAAACGTATTGCACACAGACATGTATGGAATTAGACTGGGAGATACATCAAACTGAATGTTATGGATATAAAATAGGCCTGATACCAATGCTGGAAACAACACAGCTGTTTCGATGTTTTCTTCAAGCTGCAAAGTATTTGAATCAGGCTATATTGAAACATGGTAG AATATTAAACGATCCCCTTTTCGCTTGGAACTCTATATTAGAGTACGTAATCGAGGACAATAAAGGGGATTCGATTATTTCCGAACTTTTGGCGACCCAACCAGACTACAAGCAGTTAACCTCGGAAAAGTATCACGAAGTGATATCGACAGCATTCCGTCTGTCGGTTTTTATCTTTAATGACACGAACATTATAGGCACATACTTTAGTATGCTGCTTATTAAAAAAATCAGTGTGATACATCTAATGGCTGCGATTCTCATGCGGTTAGGTGCAcacattttattaaaatcgCAAGTGGCCGAGCTGCACTATCCTAAAACTGAAAACATAAGTTCACAAAACGATGATAATCTCGTAAACGATACAGTATTTCCATCAATAAGCGAGCGTACATCTGCAAATGCGTTCAGCTATTACGGAATCGATGGTCCGTCAGATTTCACAGACTGTTACAATGACGTACGCAAACGTTCGTTGTCAAATGTGAATCTTACTGAAGCAAGAAACCAGTTTCCACCAAAGGATAATCCAATGTCTCAGTTCACGAATAGGCTGCTTAATTTATCTTTATCGCATGATAAAATTGAGTCCGCTGAAAATCTCTTCAATGCGGGAATTCGAAATTCAAAGGAAACAACGGAGATTCTTGATAACTTGAACAGTTCGAAGCGTTGCCGATTGGTCACAAAAATAGCTAAATATTTTCATCAGTTCATTGACGATTATTGCAGCCACTACCAACAGAAATCCGCTCTTTGTTCGACTTTGAAGACCTTAAAACAGAGCAATACGACGGGGAACATTAAGGTTAT ATCTATGTCAAGGGGCCAGCTTATAGGGGTAACATCTACGAATATAGTGGCTGGCGAGGAGTTAATTTTAGGGCCATACATTTTAAGTCCTCTGGCTAAGAGTCTCGTATTGAATCAGTCCTATTCTCATGCCTTCAACATTTCAAGTGAAGGTGCGTCAGATGCGAAGACAGCGTTCCAATGGGAAATT TCTGAATTATTTCGCACAGCCAGAACCAAAGGCGCACAGTTTTATGCCGAAAACAACGAGCTTTTCCAAAAACATATGTCATTTATATCTGAAATCGAAACTCAAATGTTTGCTGTGGAGTCTTCTCAGCTGG ATATTAAAGTACAAAAGAGTCTAGCTATTTTGCACGGTACATACAATGCTTTTTctgctttgcattttacatcAGGAAGTGGTCTACGTTTACGTGGAGGGCTAAAACTTGCCAATTTTCTAGCATCGAACG GGTTTTTAGAGCATGCCAGTGATGTTTTAATGCTCATAGTTGATTCTATTGGGGGGGAAGATGTCTATTTGGATGAAGCAGCTATTTATCGAAGTATCTTCGCTATAATCCGAAAGATTATTGAACAGTACATTGAAAATAT CAGGGATGCttgtgtggatgtggatcgAGACTATCCAAACATGTTATTGGCCATCTGCTTTTGGATTGTAGAAAGACAAAAAGTAAAGTACGATTCATTACTGGAGGATGAAGAGGCTTTTGCTTTGTACTTGGAATACAGTGCACACTATTACAAATGGAAGACAATAATAAATTCGTATATTTTAATGCCACCTCgcttaagaaaatatttgttagACTCTAGTGTTTAA
- the LOC4802095 gene encoding uncharacterized protein isoform X4, translating to MHKFNLYQVTETCFEDSEYVTMSKVICPRNLIESEIFIKLLKIETDEYFSKLSETSSNLLSSAVCCMKSNNTEISKKGFQRLNKIIFRAPCHSSAFLDAILERSLYSIRNQHYSFACKDLLYYESLDSRLKTTEGTVLSQSLLCFALFMTRDNKAAKQKLKNLKDMIDRLPSTDKTSEISSFWSLLQKYEKEINQETRNVQYTRKPMIKSFVPFNGFGGSKKIPFASSACEYKRTMNGPAGVFARVNIPKGKIILVDTPVYFQFSAPFLNCEKCGVHQELVFHTCSRCRYKTYCTQTCMELDWEIHQTECYGYKIGLIPMLETTQLFRCFLQAAKYLNQAILKHGRILNDPLFAWNSILEYVIEDNKGDSIISELLATQPDYKQLTSEKYHEVISTAFRLSVFIFNDTNIIGTYFSMLLIKKISVIHLMAAILMRLGAHILLKSQVAELHYPKTENISSQNDDNLVNDTVFPSISERTSANAFSYYGIDGPSDFTDCYNDVRKRSLSNVNLTEARNQFPPKDNPMSQFTNRLLNLSLSHDKIESAENLFNAGIRNSKETTEILDNLNSSKRCRLVTKIAKYFHQFIDDYCSHYQQKSALCSTLKTLKQSNTTGNIKVMGQLIGVTSTNIVAGEELILGPYILSPLAKSLVLNQSYSHAFNISSEGASDAKTAFQWEISELFRTARTKGAQFYAENNELFQKHMSFISEIETQMFAVESSQLDIKVQKSLAILHGTYNAFSALHFTSGSGLRLRGGLKLANFLASNGFLEHASDVLMLIVDSIGGEDVYLDEAAIYRSIFAIIRKIIEQYIENIRDACVDVDRDYPNMLLAICFWIVERQKVKYDSLLEDEEAFALYLEYSAHYYKWKTIINSYILMPPRLRKYLLDSSV from the exons atgcataaatttaatttataccAAGTAACAGAGACTTGTTTTGAAGACTCTGAATATGTTACAATGTCGAAAGTGATTTGTCCTCGGAACTTGAT AGAATCCGAAATTTTCATAAAACTTTTGAAAATAGAGACAGATGAGTACTTTTCGAAGTTATCCGAGACGTCTTCAAATTTGTTAAGCAGCGCCGTCTGTTGTATGAAATCGAATAACACTGAAATATCCAAAAAG GGTTTCCAGCGCCTTAACAAAATTATATTCCGCGCGCCTTGCCACAGCAGTGCTTTTTTAGATGCTATTTTGGAACGTAGTTTGTATTCTATTCGAAACCAACACTATTCT tTTGCTTGCAAAGACCTTTTATATTATGAGTCCCTGGATTCTAGACTGAAGACTACTGAAGGAACTGTCCTTTCTCAATCGCTGTTGTGCTTTGCTTTGTTCATGACACGGGATAACAAAGCGgcaaaacagaaattaaaGAATTTAAAGGATATGATTg ATCGCTTGCCCTCTACAGATAAAACCAGTG AAATTTCATCTTTTTGGTCGCTTTTACAAAAATACGAGAAAGAAATAAACCAAGAAACTCGAAATGTCCAATATACCAGGAAACCAATGATCAAGTCCTTTGTGCCTTTCAATGGATTTGGTGGTAGCAAGAAAATACCATTTGCTAGCAGCGCATGTGAATATAA AAGAACGATGAACGGCCCTGCTGGGGTATTCGCGAGGGTCAACATCCCCAAAGGAAAAATTATTCTGGTGGATACCCCTGTCTACTTTCAGTTCAGTGCACCTTTCCTTAACTGTGAAAAGTGTGGAGTGCACCAAGAACTGGTTTTTCACACGTGTAGCAGATGCCGCTACAAAACGTATTGCACACAGACATGTATGGAATTAGACTGGGAGATACATCAAACTGAATGTTATGGATATAAAATAGGCCTGATACCAATGCTGGAAACAACACAGCTGTTTCGATGTTTTCTTCAAGCTGCAAAGTATTTGAATCAGGCTATATTGAAACATGGTAG AATATTAAACGATCCCCTTTTCGCTTGGAACTCTATATTAGAGTACGTAATCGAGGACAATAAAGGGGATTCGATTATTTCCGAACTTTTGGCGACCCAACCAGACTACAAGCAGTTAACCTCGGAAAAGTATCACGAAGTGATATCGACAGCATTCCGTCTGTCGGTTTTTATCTTTAATGACACGAACATTATAGGCACATACTTTAGTATGCTGCTTATTAAAAAAATCAGTGTGATACATCTAATGGCTGCGATTCTCATGCGGTTAGGTGCAcacattttattaaaatcgCAAGTGGCCGAGCTGCACTATCCTAAAACTGAAAACATAAGTTCACAAAACGATGATAATCTCGTAAACGATACAGTATTTCCATCAATAAGCGAGCGTACATCTGCAAATGCGTTCAGCTATTACGGAATCGATGGTCCGTCAGATTTCACAGACTGTTACAATGACGTACGCAAACGTTCGTTGTCAAATGTGAATCTTACTGAAGCAAGAAACCAGTTTCCACCAAAGGATAATCCAATGTCTCAGTTCACGAATAGGCTGCTTAATTTATCTTTATCGCATGATAAAATTGAGTCCGCTGAAAATCTCTTCAATGCGGGAATTCGAAATTCAAAGGAAACAACGGAGATTCTTGATAACTTGAACAGTTCGAAGCGTTGCCGATTGGTCACAAAAATAGCTAAATATTTTCATCAGTTCATTGACGATTATTGCAGCCACTACCAACAGAAATCCGCTCTTTGTTCGACTTTGAAGACCTTAAAACAGAGCAATACGACGGGGAACATTAAGGTTAT GGGCCAGCTTATAGGGGTAACATCTACGAATATAGTGGCTGGCGAGGAGTTAATTTTAGGGCCATACATTTTAAGTCCTCTGGCTAAGAGTCTCGTATTGAATCAGTCCTATTCTCATGCCTTCAACATTTCAAGTGAAGGTGCGTCAGATGCGAAGACAGCGTTCCAATGGGAAATT TCTGAATTATTTCGCACAGCCAGAACCAAAGGCGCACAGTTTTATGCCGAAAACAACGAGCTTTTCCAAAAACATATGTCATTTATATCTGAAATCGAAACTCAAATGTTTGCTGTGGAGTCTTCTCAGCTGG ATATTAAAGTACAAAAGAGTCTAGCTATTTTGCACGGTACATACAATGCTTTTTctgctttgcattttacatcAGGAAGTGGTCTACGTTTACGTGGAGGGCTAAAACTTGCCAATTTTCTAGCATCGAACG GGTTTTTAGAGCATGCCAGTGATGTTTTAATGCTCATAGTTGATTCTATTGGGGGGGAAGATGTCTATTTGGATGAAGCAGCTATTTATCGAAGTATCTTCGCTATAATCCGAAAGATTATTGAACAGTACATTGAAAATAT CAGGGATGCttgtgtggatgtggatcgAGACTATCCAAACATGTTATTGGCCATCTGCTTTTGGATTGTAGAAAGACAAAAAGTAAAGTACGATTCATTACTGGAGGATGAAGAGGCTTTTGCTTTGTACTTGGAATACAGTGCACACTATTACAAATGGAAGACAATAATAAATTCGTATATTTTAATGCCACCTCgcttaagaaaatatttgttagACTCTAGTGTTTAA